One region of Macadamia integrifolia cultivar HAES 741 chromosome 11, SCU_Mint_v3, whole genome shotgun sequence genomic DNA includes:
- the LOC122094266 gene encoding CASP-like protein 2D1 isoform X2, translating into MDSYLISFLKPQLPLQLGYLALHSKDSQKMDQNKPASKVHLRFIDLFLRLSVIPLSIASIWLTATNKQDSIIYGRLEFSNLSGLKSGSSLLQTHVLSYLMVTSTAAVVELLYLVYNGDKDVSWSEACSSFGSFCNRVKMALVLHAIALLCFLGLSLISAYRVFSKFGPPCVTSEEVERETN; encoded by the exons ATGGATTCTTATCTCATCTCATTCTTAAAACCCCAGTTGccattacaattgggttacctTGCTTTACACTCAAAAGATAGtcaaaaaatggatcaaaacaAGCCAGCCTCAAAAGTTCATCTCAGATTCATAGATCTTTTTCTAAGGCTCTCTGTGATACCTCTTAGTATTGCATCCATATGGCTCACTGCAACCAACAAGCAGGACAGCATCATCTACGGAAGGCTAGAATTCAGTAACCTCTCAGGGCTCAA ATCAGGTTCCTCTTTGTTACAGACCCAT GTTCTGAGTTATCTGATGGTCACATCCACAGCTGCTGTGGTAGAGTTACTGTACTTGGTCTATAATGGTGATAAAGATGTCTCATGGAGTGAAGCCTGTAGCTCTTTTGGAAGTTTTTGCAATAGGGTTAAGATGGCTTTGGTTCTCCATGCCATAGCTCTCTTGTGCTTCCTTGGCTTGTCTTTGATCTCAGCTTATAGAGTTTTCAGCAAGTTTGGTCCTCCTTGTGTTACTTCTGAAGAAGTGgaaagagaaacaaattaa
- the LOC122094266 gene encoding CASP-like protein 2D1 isoform X1: MDSYLISFLKPQLPLQLGYLALHSKDSQKMDQNKPASKVHLRFIDLFLRLSVIPLSIASIWLTATNKQDSIIYGRLEFSNLSGLKYMVWINAISVGYSLVAIVSSWFKCLLTKAWFFLFSDQVLSYLMVTSTAAVVELLYLVYNGDKDVSWSEACSSFGSFCNRVKMALVLHAIALLCFLGLSLISAYRVFSKFGPPCVTSEEVERETN, from the exons ATGGATTCTTATCTCATCTCATTCTTAAAACCCCAGTTGccattacaattgggttacctTGCTTTACACTCAAAAGATAGtcaaaaaatggatcaaaacaAGCCAGCCTCAAAAGTTCATCTCAGATTCATAGATCTTTTTCTAAGGCTCTCTGTGATACCTCTTAGTATTGCATCCATATGGCTCACTGCAACCAACAAGCAGGACAGCATCATCTACGGAAGGCTAGAATTCAGTAACCTCTCAGGGCTCAA GTACATGGTCTGGATCAATGCCATCTCTGTGGGTTATTCCCTTGTGGCTATTGTTTCTTCATGGTTCAAATGTCTATTAACTAAAGCTTGGTTCTTCCTCTTTTCAGATCAG GTTCTGAGTTATCTGATGGTCACATCCACAGCTGCTGTGGTAGAGTTACTGTACTTGGTCTATAATGGTGATAAAGATGTCTCATGGAGTGAAGCCTGTAGCTCTTTTGGAAGTTTTTGCAATAGGGTTAAGATGGCTTTGGTTCTCCATGCCATAGCTCTCTTGTGCTTCCTTGGCTTGTCTTTGATCTCAGCTTATAGAGTTTTCAGCAAGTTTGGTCCTCCTTGTGTTACTTCTGAAGAAGTGgaaagagaaacaaattaa